A part of Fusarium oxysporum Fo47 chromosome III, complete sequence genomic DNA contains:
- a CDS encoding Arp2/3 complex, 34 kd subunit p34-Arc-domain-containing protein, which yields MLLLDYQNVLIQSVLTERFSGAPPASIDQTVSDFDGVTFHISTPESKTQILLSIQIRCFPDLVKYGAEEVLQREYGDYMTSVEPGFDFSVLVDLENLPESKEERNELALKFALLKRNAMAAPFEQAYKEHYALKEEASKFTSEEAPQGVREGGEVKAIHYREEEAIYVKASHDRVTVIFSTVFREETDRVFGKVFIQEFVDARRRAIQNAPQVLFRNDAPLELQGVPGVQDTGSGDIGYVTFVLFPRHLTPQRMTEVISHIQTFRDYFHYHIKASKAYIHSRMRKRTADFLQVLRRARPENEEKERKTASGRTFKVQGN from the exons ATGCTTCTGCTAGACTATCAAAATGTGCTTATTCAGTCGGTTCTGACGGAACGTTTCTCAGG AGCCCCTCCCGCCTCTATTGACCAGACGGTCAGCGACTTTGATGGCGTTACGTTCCATATCTCGACACCCGAGTCTAAGACCCAGATCCTTCTTTCAATCCAAATACGATGTTTCCCCGACCTTGTCAAGTATGGAGCTGAGGAAGTTCTCCAGCGCGAGTATGGCGACTACATGACATCGGTTGAGCCGGGCTTCGACTTCTCTGTTCTTGTGGATTTGGAGAACCTCCCGGAATCAAAGG AGGAACGCAATGAGCTAGCACTCAAATTCGCTCTCCTGAAGCGCAACGCTATGGCCGCACCATTCGAGCAAGCTTACAAAGAGCATTACGCATTGAAGGAGGAGGCTTCCAAGTTTACCTCCGAAGAAGCTCCTCAGGGCGTTCGAGAGGGAGGCGAAGTTAAGGCAATTCACTACCGAGAGGAGGAGGCCATCTACGTCAAGGCCAGCCACGACCGAGTTACCGTCATCTTTAGCACCGTCTTTCGCGAAGAAACCGATCGAGTATTTGGAAAGGTGTTCATCCAAGAATTCGTCGACGCTCGAAGGAGAGCGATTCAAAATGCCCCCCAGGTCTTGTTCAGGAACGACGCCCCTCTCGAGCTACAGGGTGTCCCGGGGGTCCAAGACACTGGGTCTGGAGACATTGGTTATGTGACTTTTG TCCTCTTCCCTCGGCACCTAACTCCTCAGCGCATGACTGAGGTCATCTCTCACATTCAGACCTTCCGCGATTACTTCCATTATCATatcaaagcttcaaaagcCTATATTCACTCGCGTATGCGAAAGCGAACTGCTGACTTCCTCCAAG TGCTGCGCCGTGCTCGCCCCGAGaacgaggagaaggagagaaagacTGCCAGCGGCAGAACTTTCAAGGTGCAAGGAAACTAA
- a CDS encoding snoRNA-binding rRNA-processing protein DIP2 has product MVKSYLKYEHGKFFGVVASPTSNIVWSSKDRTGTSAGQAIVAANEEVLCWDIKKGEITNRWRDERCTIPVTAIAQSKSDKDVFAVGYEDGSIRLWDSKISSVILNFNGHKSAITKLVFDKSGVRLASGSKDTDIIIWDLVAEVGQFKLRGHKDQVTGLHFVEPEPQVQDEDGAHAMVLDGEGTHDGFLLTTGKDSLIKLWDLSSRHCIETHISQTNGECWALGLAPDYSGCVTAGNDGEIKVWSLDADGLALSARQVDTPAAVQYLQDRGTLHRQSKDRTTEVIFHPKKDYFAVHGSEKGVDVWRIRSEAEIKKALARKRRRRREKAKDGRVVEEETNAEEPVDVSKADISDVFVQYVIVRTGGKVRSVDWALPSGQKDLHLLVGTTNNLLEYYSLPSKEKSEKSKKDDVPDYTRALSVELPGHRTDIRALSLSSDDKMLASASNGSLKIWNIKTQNCIRTFECGYALCCSFLPGDKVVVVGTKSGELQLFDVASAALLDSVDAHEGAIWSLNVHPDGQSVVSGSADKTAKFWDFKIVQEEVLGTRRTTPKLKLQQSRTLKVSDDILSLKFSPDARLIAVALLDNTVKVFFVDSLKLYLNLYGHKLPVLSMDISFDSKLIVTSSADKNIRIWGLDFGDCHKALFGHQDSILQVAFVPHNNDGNGHHFFSSSKDRTIRYWDGDKFEQIQRLDGHHGEVWAIAVAHSGDLLVSAGHDKSIRVWDETEEQIFLEEEREKEIEELYESTLTTSLERDPDAQDENNEVAAASKQTTETLMAGERIAEALEMGMADLNLLREYEEAKLTNPHAQPPQRNPVFLALGNITAEAYVLSVLQKIKASALHDALLVLPFASVPILFTFLNIFAMRSMNMPLTCRILFFMLKTHHKQIVASRTMKAMLDGIRVNLRASLKRQKDEMGVNIAALKVVGMQIRDKSIKDYVDENWEEESDERNAKKRTFVHVA; this is encoded by the exons ATGGTGAAGTCGTACTT GAAATACGAGCATGGCAAGTTCTTCGGCGTCGTCGCCTCGCCGACCTCGAACATTGTATGGTCCTCGAAAGACCGAACAGGAACCAGCGCGGGACAGGCGATCGTCGCAGCGAATGAAGAGGTTCTTTGCTGGGATATTAAGAAGGGCGAAATAACAAACCGCTGGAGAGATGAAAGATGCACGATTCCCGTGACTGCCATTGCGCAAAGCAAATCCGACAAGGACGTTTTCGCTGTGGGATACGAGGATGGTAGTATTCGATTATGGGACAGCAAAATTTCCTCCGTCATCCTCAACTTCAATGGTCATAAGTCGGCAATCACAAAACTCGTTTTCGACAAGTCTGGTGTCAGACTTGCCAGCGGCTCCAAAGACACcgatatcatcatctggGATCTTGTCGCGGAAGTCGGCCAATTTAAGCTACGAGGACACAAGGATCAGGTGACTGGCCTTCATTTTGTTGAGCCAGAACCTCAGGTCCAGGATGAAGACGGTGCGCACGCGATGGTCCTTGATGGTGAAGGAACACACGACGGCTTCTTATTAACGACTGGCAAAGATTCGCTCATCAAGCTGTGGGATCTATCGTCAAGGCACTGCATAGAAACACACATATCGCAGACAAACGGCGAGTGCTGGGCTCTCGGGTTGGCCCCAGACTACAGTGGATGTGTCACTGCCGGAAATGACGGCGAGATCAAAGTTTGGTCGTTGGACGCCGACGGCCTTGCATTGAGCGCCCGTCAAGTTGATACACCTGCTGCAGTCCAATATCTTCAGGATCGCGGAACATTACATCGACAGAGTAAGGACAGGACAACCGAAGTTATCTTCCACCCAAAGAAAGATTACTTTGCAGTTCATGGCTCAGAAAAGGGTGTTGATGTGTGGAGAATACGGTCCGAGGCCGAAATAAAAAAAGCACTGGCTCGTAAGCGAAGAAGACGTCGAGAGAAGGCGAAGGATGGGAGGGTcgttgaggaggagaccaATGCAGAGGAGCCAGTGGATGTTTCAAAGGCAGACATTAGTGACGTCTTTGTCCAATATGTCATTGTACGAACAGGAGGCAAGGTGCGCTCTGTTGACTGGGCCCTCCCTAGCGGACAAAAGGATCTTCACCTGCTGGTAGGAACCACAAACAACCTGCTCGAGTATTACAGCCTACCATCTAAGGAGAAGAGCGAAAAGTCAAAGAAGGACGACGTCCCTGATTATACGAGAGCGCTATCCGTTGAACTCCCCGGTCACCGAACAGATATCAGGGCGCTATCGCTGAGCTCGGATGACAAGATGCTGGCATCTGCATCGAATGGTAGCTTGAAGATCTGGAACATAAAGACACAGAACTGCATTCGGACATTCGAGTGCGGCTATGCGCTATGCTGTTCTTTTCTCCCAGGAGACAAAGTCGTTGTGGTTGGCACCAAGAGTGGTGAACTGCAGCTCTTTGATGTGGCCTCGGCTGCACTGCTTGATAGTGTCGATGCTCACGAGGGTGCCATCTGGTCTCTCAACGTCCACCCTGATGGCCAGTCCGTCGTCTCAGGCAGTGCTGACAAGACAGCCAAGTTCTGGGATTTCAAGATCGTACAGGAGGAAGTGCTCGGCACAAGaagaacaacaccaaagcTCAAGCTGCAACAGTCGAGAACACTCAAGGTTTCTGACGATATTCTGAGCCTCAAGTTCTCACCAGATGCTCGACTTATTGCTGTTGCCCTCCTCGATAACACGGTCAAGGTTTTCTTCGTTGACTCCCTCAAACTCTACCTTAATCTTTATGGTCACAAACTTCCTGTTCTTAGTATGGATATCTCATTTGACAGCAAGTTGATCGTCACAAGTTCAGCCGACAAGAACATCAGAATATGGGGTCTTGATTTCGGTGACTGCCACAAAGCTCTCTTCGGGCACCAGGACAGTATCCTTCAGGTCGCCTTCGTACCTCACAACAACGACGGCAACGGCCACCAtttcttcagcagcagcaaggatCGCACAATCCGATATTGGGATGGTGATAAATTCGAGCAGATCCAGAGACTAGATGGTCACCATGGCGAGGTTTGGGCTATTGCCGTTGCCCATAGCGGCGACCTCTTGGTTAGTGCCGGCCATGATAAGAGCATCCGAGTCTGGGATGAAACAGAGGAGCAGATTTTCCTCGAGGAAGAGCgcgagaaggagattgaggaaCTATACGAGAGCACTCTTACGACATCACTGGAGCGAGACCCTGACGCTCAAGATGAGAATAATGAGGTTGCTGCGGCAAGCAAGCAGACCACAGAGACTCTTATGGCTGGTGAGAGGATAGCAGAAGCTCTCGAGATGGGCATGGCCGATCTCAACCTACTCAGAGAGTACGAGGAAGCCAAACTCACAAACCCTCATGCCCAACCTCCTCAACGGAACCCCGTCTTCCTTGCCCTCGGAAACATCACCGCCGAGGCTTATGTCCTCTCTGTTTTACAAAAGATCAAGGCTTCGGCGCTGCACGATGCACTGCTGGTACTCCCCTTTGCCTCCGTTCCCATCCTCTTCACTTTCCTTAACATTTTCGCGATGCGATCCATGAACATGCCCTTGACATGTCGCATCCTTTTCTTCATGCTGAAAACGCACCATAAGCAGATTGTTGCCAGCCGCACCATGAAGGCTATGCTTGACGGCATCCGTGTGAACCTCCGTGCTTCTCTCAAGCGCCAGAAGGATGAGATGGGAGTTAACATTGCTGCCCTTAAGGTTGTGGGTATGCAGATTCGTGACAAAAGCATCAAGGACTATGTGGATGAGAattgggaggaggagagcGATGAGAGGAATGCTAAGAAGAGAACGTTCGTTCACGTTGCTTAA
- a CDS encoding 3-hydroxyanthranilic acid dioxygenase, giving the protein MLGPPVNLPKWLEENSHLLQPPINNYCVYNEDFSVMIVGGPNARTDYHINQTPEWFYQYKGAMMLKVVDEGEFRDIIIREGDMFLLPGNTPHNPVRFANTVGVVLEQRRPKDSLDRMRWYCGDCGEIVHEAAFHCTDLGTQIKAAVQDFKSSEDKRTCSKCGTMADAAPKPGTIQDPNLA; this is encoded by the exons ATGCTTGGGCCACCAGTCAACCTTCCGAAGTG GCTTGAAGAAAACTCCCATCTACTACAACCCCCTATCAACAATTACTGTGTCTACAATGAAGACTTCAGTGTCATG ATCGTTGGTGGTCCAAATGCCCGCACTGACTACCACATCAATCAAACTCCCGAGTGGTTCTACCAATACAAAGGTGCAATGATGCTCAAAGTCGTCGACGAGGGGGAATTCCGTGACATCATCATCCGTGAAGGTGATATGTTTCTCTTACCTGGAAACACACCGCACAACCCAGTCCGCTTCGCGAACACAGTTGGAGTCGTCCTAGAGCAGCGTCGTCCAAAGGACTCACTCGATCGTATGCGTTGGTACTGCGGTGACTGTGGTGAGATTGTTCACGAGGCCGCATTTCATTGCACCGACCTTGGCACTCAAATTAAAGCGGCGGTTCAAGACTTTAAGAGCAGTGAGGACAAGAGGACTTGTTCCAAGTGTGGTACTATGGCTGATGCGGCACCGAAGCCGGGCACTATTCAGGATCCTAATCTGGCGTGA
- a CDS encoding Ctr copper transporter family-domain-containing protein, with product MDHAHMDHSGMSHSGMDHGGGMKDMCSMNMLFTWDTTNLCIVFRQWHVRSTTSLFFSLVAVIFLAVGYEALRSLSRQYEEALDNRVRAAPSLDVPVTESTPILAGQSQGQADQRAHLIKAVLYGLQNFYAFMLMLIFMTYNGWVMIAVSLGAFLGYLFFGKRTSATKDNACH from the exons ATGGATCACGCACATATGGatcacagcggcatgagcCACAGTGGAATGGACCACGGAGGAGGCATGAAGGATATGTGCAGCATGAAC ATGCTGTTCACTTGGGACACCACCAATCTCTGCATCGTCTTCCGCCAATGGCACGTTCGCTCGACAacctccctcttcttctctctcgtCGCTGTAATTTTCCTCGCCGTCGGCTACGAAGCTCTCCGTTCCCTCTCGCGACAGTACGAAGAAGCCCTCGATAATCGCGTCCGAGCCGCACCCA GTCTTGATGTTCCCGTTACTGAGTCGACTCCCATCCTTGCAGGACAATCCCAAGGACAAGCCGATCAGCGTGCCCACCTCATCAAGGCTGTTTTATATGGCCTACAGAACTTTTATGCATTCATGCTCAT GCTCATTTTCATGACATACAACGGCTGGGTTATGATTGCTGTTTCTCTTGGCGCATTTCTTGGATATCTATTCTTTGGAAAGCGAACTTCTGCTACCAAGGATAACGCATGTCATTAG
- a CDS encoding NUDIX hydrolase domain-like protein, producing MIYDTGASINNETSIETQTGSHSITDADVVEALQKGIREATREELINHGEASLYYDSLTMSPLNAMSAAAIARFRAYKPPPFPLWDRLPVRRRAAVLVLLYADRRGDLRVVITMRAASLRNFSGHAAFPGGKADDLEETPFQIARREAWEEIGLPMDDSKLPKPFRVEHLCYLPPSLARTHLVVRPCVAFLHADQRTAGEPAPTVEETMIPRLDAREVAAVFSAPFYNFLHAQDLPPAPGETLPEGQWYDGFWNHWKDHPWRVHNFYVPVNNQSISKPRRDSEQSRLVDKLEKEEEPDGRFKVWGMTARILVDAARIAYAQEPGFEHNDSFGDEEIIAHADSLGDLGEKIPEKRTEPGDASKM from the exons ATGATCTACGATACAGGAGCCTCTATCAATAACGAGACCTCAATTGAGACACAGACTGGAAGCCACAGCATCACCGACGCTGACGTGGTTGAGGCGCTACAGAAGGGCATCCGCGAAGCTACCAGGGAGGAGCTGATCAATCACGGAGAGGCGTCGCTGTATTATGACTCTCTGACCATGTCGCCCTTGAACGCAATGTCCGCT GCCGCTATTGCTCGTTTCCGTGCATACAAGCCCCCTCCATTCCCACTATGGGATCGTCTACCCGTTCGGAGGCGGGCAGCAGTCTTAGTACTACTGTATGCTGACCGTCGCGGCGATTTACGAGTGGTTATCACCATGCGCGCTGCAAGTCTGAGGAACTTTTCTGGCCATGCTGCCTTTCCCGGGGGCAAGGcagatgatcttgaagagaCACCAT TCCAAATCGCCCGCCGGGAGGCTTGGGAAGAAATTGGACTTCCCATGGATGATAGCAAACTTCCAAAACCCTTCCGCGTCGAGCATCTTTGCTATCTACCCCCTTCCTTAGCTCGGACACACCTCGTCGTGAGACCATGTGTTGCATTTCTCCATGCGGACCAGCGCACAGCAGGAGAACCGGCACCGACTGTTGAGGAAACTATGATTCCTAGACTTGATGCTCGCGAAGTCGCTGCCGTCTTCAGTGCGCCCTTTTACAATTTCCTCCATGCGCAGGATCTCCCTCCCGCCCCGGGTGAGACGCTGCCTGAAGGACAATGGTACGATGGCTTCTGGAATCACTGGAAAGATCACCCCTGGCGGGTGCACAACTTTTACGTCCCAGTCAACAACCAAAGCATCTCGAAGCCGCGGCGGGATAGCGAGCAAAGCCGTTTGGTTGACAAGCtagaaaaagaagaggaacCAGATGGGAGATTCAAGGTCTGGGGAATGACGGCGCGCATATTGGTGGACGCAGCGAGAATTGCATATGCACAGGAGCCTGGATTTGAGCATAATGACAGTTTTGGCGATGAGGAGATCATTGCCCATGCGGATAGCTTGGGGGACCTAGGGGAGAAAATTCCAGAGAAGCGGACTGAACCTGGCGATGCGTCAAAGATGTAG
- a CDS encoding EXS family-domain-containing protein, whose translation MDGDPAVDPGLDSFSLAFPLPYRVGFIATLAVWGWGLNLHCLYLFNVDVPQLIRYPGRASPQHIPHHGSTYRLAIALSALFALSVSLFWVCTWGIPERVVAFGWMPLTYLTALIAMFVVPLRNLPSGGRRRFLATLRRVSLGGLAEPQDGKFGDILLADVLTSYAKVFGDLFITLCMFFSAEGSSTQRPDRNCGGTVLVPFIMGVPSLIRFRQCLIEYFRVRRAPYKESTGWGGQHLANALKYSTAFPVLITSAWQRSTEDPDSKAALHKAWLVAVLINSLYSFYWDVAKDWDMTLFSPKQDRESPTHPFGLRDRLVFRYPNLYYLVIGMDLMLRCTWSMKLNGRLDRFSDLEGGIFLIEFLEVFRRWVWIFFRVETEWLRNNSSGLGVDDILLGDYQGKDNEDD comes from the exons ATGGACGGTGATCCGGCTGTTGACCCGGGGCTTGACTCCTTCAGCTTGGCTTTTCCTTTGCCTTACCGTGTTGGCTTTATTGCAACTTTGG CTGTCTGGGGATGGGGATTAAACCTTCATTGTCTCTATCTTTTCAACGTCGACGTTCCACAGTTGATTCGATATCCCGGCCGAGCATCGCCGCAACATATTCCGCACCATGGCTCGACGTACCGCCTCGCGATTGCACTTTCGGCGTTGTTCGCATTATCCGTGTCTCTCTTTTGGGTTTGCACATGGGGCATACCTGAGCGTGTCGTTGCTTTCGGATGGATGCCGTTGACATATCTCACTGCTTTGATTGCTATGTTCGTTGTTCCATTGAGGAATCTGCCCAGcggaggaagaagaagattcttGGCAACTTTGCGACGCGTGAGCTTGGGTGGGCTTGCTGAGCCGCAGGACGGCAAGTTTGGGGATATTCTGTTGGCGGATGTGTTGACATCGTACGCGAAGGTTTTTGGAGATCTCTTCATTACCCTATGCATGTTTTTCTCGGCGGAAGGTTCGTCTACGCAGCGACCTGATCGCAATTGTGGAGGAACAGTGCTCGTACCATTCATTATGGGAGTGCCGAGCTTAATACGATTTCGGCAGTGCTTGATCGAGTACTTTCGAGTTCGGCGAGCCCCATACAAAGAGTCCACAGGATGGGGTGGCCAGCATTTGGCCAACGCTCTCAAATATTCGACTGCATTCCCCGTGCTCATTACCAGTGCTTGGCAAAGGTCGACAGAAGACCCCGACTCCAAAGCAGCTCTTCACAAGGCTTGGCTTGTTGCTGTGCTCATCAACTCCTTGTACTCTTTCTATTGGGATGTGGCCAAGGATTGGGACATGACGCTTTTTTCTCCGAAGCAAGATCGCGAATCACCCACTCATCCTTTTGGACTTCGAGATCGTCTTGTTTTTAGGTATCCTAACCTCTACTATCTAGTGATCGGTATGGatctgatgttgagatgCACATGGTCCATGAAGCTCAATGGACGTCTTGATAGGTTCAGCGATCTAGAGGGAGGCATCTTTCTGATTGAATTTCTCGAAGTATTCCGTCGATGGGTATGGATCTTCTTCCGTGTCGAGACAGAATGGTTGAGAAACAACTCTTCAGGCCTTGGAGTCGACGATATCCTACTTGGAGATTATCAAGGCAAAGACAATGAGGACGATTAA